DNA from Elaeis guineensis isolate ETL-2024a chromosome 2, EG11, whole genome shotgun sequence:
GGAATGAGAGCCGTGATACCTGGGAGCCCAGAAACCAAATTCATGGGCCATGATGGTAGCCCCGTGGTCCTGCACTGCCTTGGAGCACCTGTTGGTCTGATGAGTGTAGGACCTAAATCACATCCAAAGATGTTACCTACTGAAAAGCTAAAAGCACATCCGGCTTCGTCCATCAAAGCTGACAATACTCAATACATGGACGTTACTAGAATTCCTAAAGTTCCTTCAGCAGCAAAATAGAAACAAACTGGCACCATACCTACCCGGATCTATGTTTAATTGAAAAATGGGACAAGCCTTTTGAAACCACAGGACAGGCAACTGGGGAATAGGCTTGTCCGGATAAATCCCTATTGGTAGGCTCTACTCAAATGCTATACAAAAAATAGCAAGATGCATTTACCTTAAATTCATGTTCTGGTCTCCAGACCTATGGACCATTTTGGTCTAAAGCAAACACTTGGTATTCTATCCTAACCTCTAAAAAACAAactacaaaacaaaaagaaaaaaaaaatcaaagaaaaacaaaaatagaCGTGGAATGTAAAAGCTCATCTACTTATCTGATTTCAGAAACATGGATTGATAACTAGTTACTGCAACAACACCTTTTTAATTGAATCCAATCATACTCAGTCTCCGTGCCCGTTCTATTTCTCATCTAGCTTCTAAATATAAGACCTTCCCCTTAAGAATAATTTAGACAGAAAAGGTACAGATTGAGCTATTTAGTAAAGATGAGCACACGACTCAAATCATACCATCACGAATTTGGAAATTCCATCCCAATATTTGTCATTGATAAGAACAAGTTGCCCAAAGAACATTTTGGATTTTTCAGCAATATCAATGATGATGATGGCATTACACGAGTAATTTATATGACAAGGACTCAGAAACATTTTTTTCCAAGACATGTCTTCCAATTTGCAATTCCAGCATTACAAATACAACTTACAAgaagcataaaggaaaaccaaggGTCATACATTCCCATGTTCCATAGCAGACAAAGGGTGGGAGCCCAAGATAAAAGAAAAGGCAAGCAGAAAAACAGGCGCGACCAAAAGGATTTGAATTCAAAGTTTCACTGCAAGAAATAAGCACAGAAAAATAACATTGCAGTCACGTGAAAGTTTACACATCTGTAGGCAACTGTTTCTTGTGCTTTGTAAGCTTCGCCTGCAGCTTCTCAATCTTCCCAGTACCACTCTTCTGCTGTTCGCTGACAGAACCCTCTTGAGCACTGCACATCTGGGACTTAATCCTAAATCCAAACTTCCTCGGGACACTGCTCCACCCACTCCACCCCCGGCCCAACTTCTCAATCTCATGCTTCATGCTAGAGCATTCTTTCTCAAGCTCAGATACCCTCATCCTCATGTGGTCCATGCCTACTTTCAAGACTTGGTTCTCCCTAACAGCTGTCGCCCACCCACCACCCTCACTTGAGCCTACAAGGCCACTCCTCAGAGGACGTGACCCATCGAGGTTGTCAGAGACAAGCAAGCATCCTGCAATTGAGGTCCTCAACTGAAGCTGCTCAAAAAAGAGGACTTGAACTACCACTCGTAGTGGGAGTCGCTCATTCTGTGCAGCATGAGTGCAGGCTTCCAGGGAGAGCTTCTGGCAGTCTATCAAGCGGCAGAGTTGTTCCCTATCAGATTCCATGAGCCATGGGTGCGCCTGTACATGTATTGGGGAACCGAAGTTTTGGAACAAAGTCCAATTTGATACTAAAATATTAGGACAAGGAAAGAAAATTGTACCTAATAATATTCTAGAAAGAAAATTGATagagatccatatttatttttataaaactaATCTTATATGGCAAAACAAGCATTTCCAATAGAGAGAGCCTATTTTTCTGATACACAGGAGGGAAAAAAAGGAAGCTTGACATCATTTATTTGTGAAAAAAATTGTATGAGCTACTTATTATTGAAGAGTTGCGCATATGGAATGAAGGGTCACAAAAAAGTATGAGAATAATTACCTTCAAATATATGTCAATAGCACGATAAAGTCCATCATCCAGTGGCCGGCCATAATCAGGTACTGCAGCAGCTAAATATTGAAACTTTGGCAACTTTAAGTTAATATCAGATGCAACCTCCGCCAGGAATCCATCAATTAGCTTAGCAACAGTAGTTATTGGTGTCAAAGAAGGCGAGCCCATCAGCTGCTCATCATCAACCAAACCAGAAGAGGCCCCGCCAGTTGCCTGATCCATGGCTAAGAAGTGCTCAAGAATTCTCTGGACACAGTCTACATTATAAAGTGTTTCCATAGAGTATGAGTAGGTTGGCAGAAGTAAATCTTCCAAGGTGGCCTGATCTAGCTGCATTCCTATTCTTTTCTCTAGGTTAGAAATGCATGATGGGCTAGCTCGCAAAATCATGGCAGTGCGAAGAAGCCCAAGCAAAACTTTAGTTGATGTTGTACCCTTCTGAAATGGCAGCAAGCTATCAATCTCTTCCAGCAGATGCCTCTGTTCTTCTTCAGATGGTGCAACCGTCAAAGCTACAGGTCCCAGACTATGACGTCTATTCAGTCCTGGAAGATACCTTTGGGCATAATAAGTCAATGATCCAGCAATTATCTCTTGTCTGATGCCTCGAGATTCCATGACCGAGATCAGCCTCTTATAAATGGGTAGACTCAAAGAGGAGGCATCCTCATACCACCAATCTGAACTACATTGTCTAGGTCTGGCTCCTGTGCTTATACCATTCCACAAGACACTCCCACCAGGGCTTTGCATGACACCATGCTCCATCATTGGCCAGCCAAATAGATTTGGATCTGTGCATGCTTTAACAGCTAATGACTCGATGCATCGCTTTACAACCTGAAGATTTTCAGCATGCGGGAGAAGATCATCGCATGTTTGGAGTGCTTTTAATGAATCCTTCCAGCTATGGAGTACTACTTGGTTAAGGAAGGTTTCAGTCTGAGCAATTAAGTTGTCCTCTGCAATTTCTTCTGTCATCTGAAGATGCTCAGCAGCACACCGTAGGTACACAACATTTGATGCAGTAAGTTCTAACTTCACACCGTAGCAAAACTTAGCAACTATTTCAAATGCTTCTGCACTACCAGGAACATCATGTAGCTGGATGACACAGCCCTCCTCATCATCAGATTTCTCCTTGATTAATTTCTCCAAAAGACTACTCTTGCACAGAAGAGGGAACTGTAGAAAAGAATTATTACCACATTGGAAATTAGAAAAGATGTCACAGACAACAGAACACAACATTTTGCATAACTAATGGAgacaaaaataaaattgctacatTTGACAAACttccaaaagaaaaatcaaagcacatataTGAACTATAGATTTCTGTACCTATGCTTATTCGAAATATGAGAATTAATGCTTACCAAGATTATTCCCCACAGGGAAAGAAAGCTGATAGACTAGATCGGGCAGCAAAATAGTAATGATATTTTTCACCAAACAACTTTCAATACACAGATTTAATCACTTATCTAAATTTTCTTTTGGGATGACTAACATGTAGTCTTGACACATCTGATAACAGAAACTTTTATTGCCAAAATTATATCCTTTTAGATTTCACTAATATGTACTTTAATCCCAAAAAAACCAAAAGAAAGAAGACACATGCACTCATGTAAGATTGACCACTCATGGTTCTGGTTATTAGGAAAATTACATTTTGGTAATATGTGTTGACAAAAGATGAAATTGTATAACAAAAGGACATCCACAATTTTCTTGGTATCTTCTGACAAAAAAAATGCTGGAAAATAGATGGTTCCATtaccaaaatttttataaaaaaaatgctCGTAAAACTGAGATCAATAGCCTGACCCAACAGAATGATATCATAGCACCATGAGACATCAATTTAGAACAGAATCAAAAGATACTCATCAAATGAGTATGGACCAGTTTAATTTCATTAATGAAGACTTTACCTTGTGAAGATGGAATGACATGTCTCCAACTTCAACAGTAACATCACTAGGAAGCCCAGTAGTGCAGAACCTGCAAAATACACTAGCCAATAAATGATCCTCATGCAACTAAGATTTAAATATGGACACTGAGGATCATCATACATCATAAGGTAATTTCCAAATATATGTTTTTATCATCCTGACAAGACAAGCATGCAAAGTTCATTACAGAGCTTTGAGCATCAGTCATGAAAAATTTCCAAAACCTATTCCCAGCATGTTCACGCATTAGTCATTGAAGCTTCTAGAAAGTTGGCTAAAAACAACAAATATATATCTGGCTGTTCCAAATAAACAAGACACTGACAGCATGTTTAAACAGATTAAATCTTTAAACTATATAAAAGCACAAATTAAGCTATAAATATTTGCCTAAGGAAATTCTTGCATTTGGTCAGGATCAGCAGGGGTTTATGCATTCACTCAGAACCCCACAATTATCTCCAAAAACACAATCTATGAAATCATATTTCTGCCCATATTATCTAAAGAGCATGATGAAAAAGGTGCAACACTTGATGTCTGGGAGCTTTCAACAAATATTTTTAGCAGTTGAATAGTTGAGATTATGGAGCAATTACTTGCAGAAAAATATCCTTGATAAAATATAATCAATATACAATACCAAGTGCCAGTATTTTAAGCAAATATAGGCAGGATGCTAAAATTTTGGAGTACATGGGGTATCATGCTGTACTCAAACATTCTGTAGTGTTAGCATTCCAGTCTAGATAAGAGCAGGTCCACGTGCTGCCAAATCTCATCTCATCTACTGCCCGAACACGGAAgttataaaaaatttgagaaattgcaACTCCTCAATTTCATTCGCCTTTAAGATGCGTCAAACATGAAGATACAAGCATGTCTCACATGACACCCATATGATAAATATTCCATCTGCGAACCTCAATGCAAGGAATAGCAATCATTTTAAGGGAAGATTAGAAGATACTTGTTAATGAAGCATTTAAGATATCAAAATCAGGAGCCTAGGAAAATTCAGCAGAATCAAATTGGAAGGGAGATGGCCATACCTTGTAAATCCTTGCCACTTAAATCTAACAAGATGTTCAGAAGATGAGTTTGCAGAATAGTGGTAACAATTATGATCTTGCAAACAATGTGCTTGCAAgcaaaaagttttatgatgatacGTCAAGAGAGAGGAACAGGCTATATTGGATGTTCATATCTCCATGAGAGATAGAAAGAGCGAAAGCATATTAAGTGCACAGCTGTGCTCTTTCATTAAAGGTGGGCACCTGTGTGTATACTGGAGAAAAATGGTTATGATAACCTGAGATAAAGGGAGATTTAGCTTTTATCTCCTGATTGGCACTCTCAAGTAACCACGTTAACGGAAGAAACTATGGGAGGCTTTATTTAATTTGTCTTGCACCTGTGACGGCCAACCATATAGCTGAGCACTGAATGCACTTGTGTTGTATGGTAGAATGCATATAAACAAGCGTTGTTTGCTAATTGTAGAGCAAATTTAGACCTATTCAACAGTGACATGATCTTGCTTTAAAGAAAAGGCTGATATAGTTGAAGCTTTTGTGCTGCACATGCTCCATAGTTGTTCCTTGCCCAAACATATGTGCTTTCAAACTAGAACATAGCTCTAGTGATGTTACAATCTATCTAAACTACTTGTGGTTTACCAAATTTCACACAAACTATTTGATTTTGCTATACAGGAATCTAATAATTACAAACTAGTGGAGAAGGTATAATTCGACATGGAAAAAATATTGGAGTCGAACTCTTTGAAAGTGCCCCTAATTCCTTTCGCTTCCAAGGGTCAACCTTTATTCAATGCTTCATTAAATCACTGTTGAT
Protein-coding regions in this window:
- the LOC105032633 gene encoding BTB/POZ domain-containing protein At1g30440, with amino-acid sequence MACMKLGSKSEAFQRQGQAWFCTTGLPSDVTVEVGDMSFHLHKFPLLCKSSLLEKLIKEKSDDEEGCVIQLHDVPGSAEAFEIVAKFCYGVKLELTASNVVYLRCAAEHLQMTEEIAEDNLIAQTETFLNQVVLHSWKDSLKALQTCDDLLPHAENLQVVKRCIESLAVKACTDPNLFGWPMMEHGVMQSPGGSVLWNGISTGARPRQCSSDWWYEDASSLSLPIYKRLISVMESRGIRQEIIAGSLTYYAQRYLPGLNRRHSLGPVALTVAPSEEEQRHLLEEIDSLLPFQKGTTSTKVLLGLLRTAMILRASPSCISNLEKRIGMQLDQATLEDLLLPTYSYSMETLYNVDCVQRILEHFLAMDQATGGASSGLVDDEQLMGSPSLTPITTVAKLIDGFLAEVASDINLKLPKFQYLAAAVPDYGRPLDDGLYRAIDIYLKAHPWLMESDREQLCRLIDCQKLSLEACTHAAQNERLPLRVVVQVLFFEQLQLRTSIAGCLLVSDNLDGSRPLRSGLVGSSEGGGWATAVRENQVLKVGMDHMRMRVSELEKECSSMKHEIEKLGRGWSGWSSVPRKFGFRIKSQMCSAQEGSVSEQQKSGTGKIEKLQAKLTKHKKQLPTDV